TCGTCGCCGCCCGTGATGTCGATGACCCCAAGCAGCGCTTTGGTGACAGGATCGTGCACGGGAACGGCGGTGCAGCTCCACTGGTGCGCCCAACGATTGAAGTGTTCGGCACCAAGCACCTGGATGCCGTGGTTGAGTTCGATCGCGGTTCCTGGCGCGCTCATCCCAACCACCGCCTCAGACCAGTCGGCTCCAGCCACGAAGTTCATGCCTTCTGCTTGGCTGCGCAGTTCGTCGTCGCCGTCGATCCAGAGCAGGCGGCCAGCCGAGTCGCCGACGGCAACGATGAGGCCTGCCTCTTCGGCATCCTCAATCAGGAGCCGCTGAATTACCGGCATGATGCTCTGCAGCGGATGCGTGCGGCGGTAGTCTTCGAGCTGATCGCGCTCCCAGATATTGGTAGAAGGAACAAGCTCGGGGTCAAGCGCTGTGCCAAGCGAACGCTGCCACGATTCCCTGACAACGTCGCGAATGCCATCGGGAAGCGTCTCGCCGGTCACGGCATTTTCGTGCGCGCGGACGAGCAAGCGGCGCCGTTCGCGCGCAGATTCTCCCCGTCGTAACGCGAGCCAAGGATTGGGCAAGCTGTACCTCCTACACCGTCTGAGTGCGGGTCCCTGTCAAGTCTAAGCGGTCGGTGCGGGTGTCGCATCCGCGAGACAGGAATTGAGTAGTCGTATCCCCGTGGCCGAGTGGGCGTGTGCCGACGACTATCCTTAAGGGATGCGCGCGTTGGCTTGTGCCCGCCGCATTCACCATCAATCGTCCCCCGTGCGCGGAGTTGCGCCTTGGGGCCATGGCCGCACAAGGCCCCAGGAGGATATCCAGATGAAACGCCGTTCGCTGCTCGCAAGTATTGTGGCCATCCCGCTCCTTCTTTCTGGCTGCGCAACCGGTTCGGGATCTTCCGACGCGGCGGGCTCCTCGGCATCCGACGACCTGACCTTCGCCGTTGTCACGCACGGCACTCCTGGCGACACGTTTTGGGACGTGGTCAAGAGCGGCGCGGAGCAGGCGGGCTCAGACCTCGACGTCACGGTCACGTATCAGGGCGACGGCGATCCCGTGAAGCAAAGCTCGCTGATTACAACGGCGGTTGCGGCCAAGGTTGACGGCATCATTGTCTCAATGGCAAACCCGGAGGGCGTGAAGGATGCGGTTGAGGATGCCGTCGCCGCAGGCATCCCCGTCGTGACGATCAACTCGGGCCTCGACGAGTCGGCGGCGTACGGAGCGCTGACCCACGTCGGCCAGAGCGAGTTCATTGCGGGGCAGCGCACCGGCGAGAAGCTCAACGAGGCCGGCGTGAAGAACGCCGTCTGCGTCATCCACGAGGCAGGCAATAGTGGCCTTGAGGAGCGATGCAAAGGCACAGCTGACACATTCGATGGCAGCCTGAGCAATGTGCAGGTTGATATTGCGAATGTCGCCGACGCGCAAAATACGATCAAGAGCCAGCTGTTGAGCGACTCGAGCATCGATGCCGTACTGACGCTGAACGCGGCGCTCGCCCCGGCTGCGACGCAGGCCGTCGAGGAGGCGGCCAGTTCGGCGCAGGTTGCAACCTTCGATGTTTCGGCGGACGTCACGCAGCTCATTCTCGATGGCAAGGTACTGTTTGCCGTTGACCAGCAGCCGTATTCTCAGGGGTACCTTCCCGTGGTCTTTCTCGCGCTGCAGAGCCGCAACGGCGACACGGTTGGCGGCGGCCAGCC
The DNA window shown above is from Lysinibacter cavernae and carries:
- a CDS encoding sugar ABC transporter substrate-binding protein, encoding MKRRSLLASIVAIPLLLSGCATGSGSSDAAGSSASDDLTFAVVTHGTPGDTFWDVVKSGAEQAGSDLDVTVTYQGDGDPVKQSSLITTAVAAKVDGIIVSMANPEGVKDAVEDAVAAGIPVVTINSGLDESAAYGALTHVGQSEFIAGQRTGEKLNEAGVKNAVCVIHEAGNSGLEERCKGTADTFDGSLSNVQVDIANVADAQNTIKSQLLSDSSIDAVLTLNAALAPAATQAVEEAASSAQVATFDVSADVTQLILDGKVLFAVDQQPYSQGYLPVVFLALQSRNGDTVGGGQPVYSGPGFVTAENAAKVAEFAKNGTR